CTCTTGATTTAACTATTGATTGAgcgcctactatgtgccgggAATTGTTTCTTgagctgaggatacagcagtgagcaaaataaCCTTTTACCTTAGATTTATGTGAGgagcatctttgtttttttttgggggggggggggtcgcaccactcggcttgcgggatcttagttccccgaccagggattgaacaccaGGCCCcgggcagtgaaagcgtggagacctaaccactggaccgccagggaatatAGCAGCAACTTTTTAACGTTATTTGTTGACTGTCCCCCCGCCACACACTGGACTCGCTGAGGGTGGAGCAGGGTGTGTCTGTGTCACTGCTGTGCCCTCAggcctggtacacagcaggcgCTCATTAAATGCTGGCTGCGTGGGGCTGGATGGGTGCCAGGCACGTGAGCGCACTAGGGCTGCTATAGCCCCCGGCCCCGTGCGTCTCTGCCCCCAGATTTACCAGAGCCTGCCCCTGCGGGGCCTGTCCCTGGTGGGCTGGTACCATAGCCACCCGTACAGCCCGGCCCTGCCGTCGCTGCAGGACATCGATGCACAGATGGACTACCAGCTGCGGCTGCAGGGCTCCAGCAATGGCTTCCAGCCCTGCCTCGCCCTGCTCTGCTGTGAGTCCCGGGAAGGGGCGGGCGTGGGGCCCCAGCGGGCCACCGCGCCTCCATGcccagccccttctctctctctcctcccccagccccttacTACTCTGGTAACCCGGGCCCAGAGTCCAAGATCTCGCCCTTCTGGGTGATGCCGCCCCCTGAGGTAGGCGGGGCTGCTGGggggaggcctggggctgggaggcgtGGGCGGGGCCCTGTGTGGGTGTGGGAGGGGTCAGGAGGCCTTGTTAGCAGCAGGAAGCCAGTACTCTGGTTCAGGGTTCATCTGGGGAGCTGGGGCCtgctctcatctgtgaaatgggaacataATCATTGCTCTGAGGCCATGGGTGTGAGGACTGTTGAAAAGGTGGGTGCTCTACCTGTAGCGTGCTGCTTTTGCACCAAGGTAGCCTCCTTCCTGAGCCCTGTCTGGTTTCATTCCCCAAGTCCATCTCGGGGTCAGAAATCAGCTTTAGAAAGGAATTCCGGAGCCATGGCCActcctgtgtgtgtggtggggtgggtgccaccctgcctccctgcctccctagTCGCATTGCTGGGTTCCTTTAAGGTCTCGCGCGGCTCTGGATCTGATCCGAGTGCGGAGCCAGGCCTGCAGTATCAATTCTCTGACTCCCAGCCCTGGGCACTTCCTGCTGTGCTCTGCCATCTTGGAGGGGGGCCGGGTTGGGGGTAGCTAGTGGTGACTGCCATGTGTCTCTGCCAGCAAAGACCCAGTGACTATGGCATCCCCATGGACGTGGAAATGGCCTACGTCCAGGATGGCTTCCTGACTAATGACGTCCTTCATGAGATGGTGAGTTCACTGCCGCGtgaggtgggtgggggtggggtgggtgcccTGGGAGGAGCAGGTGGGAGATGAGGGCGCCCAGCTGGATGGACATGACACTGTAGGACTTGGGAAGCGCTGGCTGAACGGGCCACATCAGGGCCTAGTCAGGCTCCTCTTCCGCTCCTGAAAATCACAGGCTCTTAGGGTCAAGTCCCAGATCCTTGCCTCAGCCCCTCCTACCTCTCCCCCCTCGCCCTCCTGGCTGTTCTGGAACACGCTAGGGACGCTCCCGCCTTGGGCCTCCGCAGCTGCCAGGGATTCTCCAAGTGGGACACGTGAGAACCTCAGGTGTTACTTGGACAAATAGCGAGCAGGCACGTAAACAAACGGAGCTAGTTCGTCACACCTGTGACTTCACTGATGTTACTGTTCTGGCTAAGGCTAAACCGTGGAGCCATGGCAGGACCGGGGCAGGTATAATCACATTCAGTGTGCCTGCTGCTTCTGCAGAAGCTGTCTCCCCCTCCAGGGGGCCCTCCTGCCCAGCCCCTAATTTCTTCAGGACCTGGGTAACGTCTACATGCCACACTGCATTCGGCTAGAGCCCCCCGAGTGGTGGCAGCAGTGTCTGTCCCACTCGCTAATGTATCCTGAGTGCCTGGCCCGGGAAGCGCGGTCGCTGGGGCTCACCTGCCCCACTGTTCCTTAGATGCTGCTGGTGGAGTTCTACAAGGGCGCCCCTGACCTCGTCAGGTTCCAGGAGCCTTGGAACCAGGAGCACACCTACCTCGACAAGCTCAAGGTAAGACTCATGCTGAGTCCTGTGCAAACCCCTCCTTTTATAAAGATCTCTGGGAGCCCCGGGGACCCCCCCCCGCCACTGAATATGTCCGTGGGCAGCTTGAAGAGAAGTGAGTTCTTACCTGGGCCTATACAAAAATACTTCAGTCAGAAATGAATGCTACCAAAGAAAAGTCGTGTTTTATCACGTGGGGGTGGTGACGCTGGTGGACATCACCATCGACATGCAGATGAAAATGCAAAAGCCCCGTAGGCCTCATCACCCCTGGGACGTCCCAACTGGAGACGCTGCTCTGGGCCCTGCCTCTCCCGGGGCGCCCATGGAGGTGCAGGAGGGGTTCTGAATCTTAAGCAGCAGCAAAGCTGAACCGAGCAGAGCGGCTGGTGCTGGGAGTGGGTTTGTCTAGCCTGCTGGCCCTACCGCTGGTAAACGGGACGTGTCGGCAGGGGCTCCGCATATGTCCTGCCTTAGAGTCGTTCTCAGAAGACACTACCCACTTCGCTTTGCAGAGAAATAGCTTCACAcgtttgcttgttttgttcacACTTAACAGTGACCAGGGCTTAAAGCTGCCATTGGTTACCTCCCAGACTGGCGCTAGGTGGGTGGGGTGGCCTCAGCACAAGAGGGGGGCGCGTGTAAGAGCAGGATTTGTAAAGTATGGAGGAACCTCACCCCCAAAGGACGATGTCCCTAGGCCTCGAGGTGTGGCTTCAGGGACGCGGCTGCGTGCTTGGGTTAGGAGAGCCCCCTGGCAGGCTGCAGCCCTGAGGCACCAGGCCTCCTTATTTCAGATCTCCCTGGCCAGCAGGACGCCCAAGGATCAGGGCCTGTGCCACGTGCTGGAGCAGGTTTACAGCGTCCTCAGGCAGGGGAGCTGAGAGCACCAGCCTCCAAGGACCAGGGAAGCCTTTGGTCAGATGCGGCTCCCCGAGGCTCTGCGTGAGGGGAGTGGGCCCAGGGCCTTTGTGCTGCTTTGTTCCTGTGTGACTGAGGTGTGTGATGGCAGGGGCTCAGATAATAAAGGAGAAACAGCCTAGGCATGTGTCTCACGGATTCAGGAGGAGTTGCTGTTCATGCAGCCGTGGCTATGGGGAGGGGCCGTGCTGGCGACTGGGCGGATGACAGCCGTCCCTCCCAGGCTCTCTGTGGGCTGGTGCTCTCATGTGGGCCCCACCCTGGCTGGAGACCCCTTCGGGAGGGCCCACCCTGGCTGGAGACCCCTTCGGGAGGGCCCGCCCTGCACCACAACCAGGCAAGAGGCTGTAGAAAGAgacatttaatactttttttaaaaaaatcaggattaCATTTTGATCTGCCCTAGGCTGGGATGTCTGTCTCTCCTCCAGGTACTGGTGACCGGGGGCCTCTTGGAGGAGCAGGGAGGGCCTGGTGTCCTTGGGGGCTTTACCGGGTCACCAGAGGAGGGGAATGTGAACCAGGCCCGGGGTCCCCTGTTTAGCCAAGTTTTGGATTAGGCAAGAGGGGAAGTgggtgcagggctggggcccTGCTGGTCTGGGCAGCTGCCTACCTTGGTCTGGAGGAGATGGCCTGGGCCACTGTCCAAAGAGGGTATGGTGGCTGGCTCACCAGGGTGGTGCCCGTGACTCCCCCAGGGGTCCCAGCAGCCAGGGGTCTGGGAACATTCACTTAACAAAGCCTTTGTGCTTGACCTTCCACATAGTGGAGGCTGGGCTCCCGTGGTCGCATGTATGTGTGTAGGCTGGGCTCccgtggttgtgtgtgtgtgtgtgtgtgtacacgcacatGCACACTGGCAGATTGTGCCAGAGATGCTCCATGTGCTTGGCTTGGGATGCGGTGGTGGGCACGGGTGTTTGGGGCTTAGTGCCCTGCAGGGGGGAGATGGCCTGTCTTTAGGAGCCCTGGCTCCTGAGAAGCCCAGGCTCGTCTTTCCCCAAGTCCCCAGCCAGAAGAAAGGGGTGAAACCCTTCCAGGAAGGTGGCATCTGTAGGCACTCAGGGGCCTAGGGAGCTCTGGAGGGGGCTGGTAGTGTCCGGGGGGGATTTAAAAGCACGGTGGCGAGTCTCAAACAGGGGTCTCGCCCAGACCACCCCATCACACCGATGTTCAGTCCTATCCTGTTAAGGGCAGGTCTCCGGGCGGGGCtggatggaggtgggagaggatgcgtgcgtgcgtgcgtgtgtgtgtgcgtgtgtgtgtgtgtgtgtgtgtgagagagagagagagagagaagagaggagagaaggggggcCCACCTTGAGTTACCAgtccctggaggggtgggaggagttaGTGTTTCTAAGAGCACCTTAGTGTGAGCCTCCTGGGGTGGGGCGGGCGGAGCTGGGGGGGCAGAGTTGTgagcagcaggaaggaggaacACTGCCCAGCCCCCAAGACAGCCAcgtggagtggggaagggagccCCCACCACCAGGGGTGAGCACTAGTGTAAACAGGGGCCCCGCTGCCCTGGGGCTGGATCAGGCCCAGAGCGGGCCGCCCCGCAGGCTGTGAGCACTGCCCAGCTGCGGGGCCCGTGGAATGCAGAGATCTGGATGGAGGGGCGGCGGGCCGACACACCATGGAGACGCGGTCACTGGGGCAGCGGACCATGGAGACGCGGTCACTGGGGCAGCGGCACCAGCACCTCCACGTAGCTGAGGGGGAAGAAGCCAGACTGGCCGTGGAGCATGCCCTCATACCAGTTCTCGTCGATCTGATTGGTCAGCGTGATGATGTCGCCCTCGTGGAAGCCCAGCTCCCCATCGTTCTCAGGCTCAAAGTCATACAGGGCCTTGCAGCTCGGCTGGTCCAggggagctgggggcggggggaggtccAGGCTGTCACCTGCCCCTGTGGGTGCTCAGGGGGATGTCgcctcctctcccctgccctcccccccacccccttgtcCTGCCCACTCACTGCTCCTTGCTTTCCCCCAAGGAGAGCCGCTCCCTCCCCTGTGGCCCCCACCGCTATCAGAAGGAGCCAAGTGACAAGGGGAGGGAAAAGGGCTCTGTGAGTCATCACCAAAACGCtcctgggaggagctggggaCACCCAGTGGCATCAGGGTGATAGTGACCAGAAGCACACAGCTCTCAGGGTACCACTTGGAACAGAGGGAAGCCCAGCTCCACTTCTACCAGAGAACGGGTGGAGAAGGACCCTTGGGGCACAGGTTAGCAGGCGGCGTTGTAAaccggggcaggggcaggggcagggcccgGGTAGAGAAGGACCCTTGGGGACACTCACGCATGCTCCTGCTGCTGGGGGTCCGGGTGGGCTTGTCGGAGGATCGGAAAGATGACGAAGCTGCGTGCAAACAAAGAACAGAGGTAGGCTGAGAATGCTGGCGTGGGGCCTGGTGCCCATCCTTGGGGCTCCTCGTGCAGAGAAGTGGCCCTGCGGTTGGATGGGTGGCGGGCTGGGGGCTCCCCCGAAGGGGCCTGGGGCAGAGTGGTGCCCTCTCCTCCATTACCTGTGATCTTGGGGGCCGTGGCACAGGGGAAGCCCCCGTTGGACTGCTCAGGCTCTCCGAGGTCCAAGGGTTCCCGGGGCTTGGGCTTATACTCCCGCTTGGGGCGCGAAGAGGCTTCGCGCATCCTGCGTGGGGAAGGACACCTGTGATCGGCCGCAGGGCACCTCTTGAGCCCTCGCGTGTTGAGGTCAGGGAACAACGCCTCCAACCCCAGCTATTTATGCTGCTGCCTCGGGATGCATGTGGGAGGTGGCGAGAGGGGGGCCCCCAGGCATATCTCCAAGGCTGCCTACAGGCCTGGTCCTACTGCACCCAGAAGCCTCCTCGGCAGTGGTGGCTGGGGAGCTGGTGCCCAACAGATACCCACCCCTCACCAGGGAACCACCGCCCACCGGGGCTTCCCTTCTTAGGCCCTGGATGCTGCTGACTGCAAGATGGCCCTTGGagacagggaaagagaggaaggggctCCCCAGGGGCAGGGTTGGCCAAACCCTCTCCCCAAAGGACATCCCAAGCCTCTCCTCTGGGGACCAGGATGAGCGTGATGAGGTCCTGCTCCCCCCTGGGACCCCCGCCCCGACTCATGCAGCCTGGGGATTCTTTCTGAAAAGGAAGTAACCCTGCTGCTCGGGAAGGAACATGTCACAGTGGGGCTGGGTTGTCCAGGGGCGGGGGCGTCCCACGGGTCCCCCAGGGCTGCCCCAGCAGCCGCAGCACCCAGTCACCGGGCCTCCCAGCCAGCAGGATGGGCCGGGGCTCCCGCGGGGAAGGCGGGGGGCCAGGCGCACCTTCGCTTGAGCTTGTCAGCCAGCTCGTCCAGGATCTGCACGGCCTGCCGGTGGTAGTCCAGTTGGGCATCCACCAGGGCGGAGAGCTGGCTCACCTGCTCGATCTGCAAGGGACCAGCCAGGGCTGAAGAGCTGCCCTCCTTCTGGCCCCCATCTCTGGCTgcctcctgcaggaagccttcccagattgTTCCAGATGTGGGCCCAGCCCCCGCCTGACCCTTGAGCTGCAGCTGGAGGAGGGTGAAGGGCCTGAGGAGACCCCAAAGCCTCAGTGGGCCAGTGGCTTCCTGTGGGCCTCCtgttcccccttccttcccttcacaCCCTGAACAGGCTGCCCACTGGCCCTGGGAAGTGGGCACCGCCACTGGGCTCCTGTCTCAGGGGCTCCCCCAGGGTGGTCCCCAGCAGGCCGGTGTGGTGGGTGCAcacggggaggggcagggcccacACACATACGTCAGTCTCCAGAAGGTTGTGCATGCTGGTCTCGGCCACCTCCTTGGACTCCTCAAACTTCTCCATGGCCTGGCGCAGCTCCTCATCGGGGATCTTGCCCTGCCGCTTTTTCTTGTAGTCAAAGTCCAGGCGGCGGCCCTCCAGCTTCTTCAGGTGGTGCTGGAGGCCAGGATGAGGGTCACACCGCGTGCC
This genomic interval from Phocoena sinus isolate mPhoSin1 chromosome 3, mPhoSin1.pri, whole genome shotgun sequence contains the following:
- the SH3GL1 gene encoding endophilin-A2 isoform X1; the protein is MSVAGLKKQFYKASQLVSEKVGGAEGTKLDDDFKEMEKKVDVTSKAVTEVLARTIEYLQPNPASRAKLTMLNTVSKIRGQVKNPGYPQSEGLLGECMIRHGKELGGESNFGDALLDAGESMKRLAEVKDSLDIEVKQNFIDPLQNLCDKDLKEIQHHLKKLEGRRLDFDYKKKRQGKIPDEELRQAMEKFEESKEVAETSMHNLLETDIEQVSQLSALVDAQLDYHRQAVQILDELADKLKRRMREASSRPKREYKPKPREPLDLGEPEQSNGGFPCATAPKITASSSFRSSDKPTRTPSSRSMPPLDQPSCKALYDFEPENDGELGFHEGDIITLTNQIDENWYEGMLHGQSGFFPLSYVEVLVPLPQ
- the SH3GL1 gene encoding endophilin-A2 isoform X3, coding for MEKKVDVTSKAVTEVLARTIEYLQPNPASRAKLTMLNTVSKIRGQVKNPGYPQSEGLLGECMIRHGKELGGESNFGDALLDAGESMKRLAEVKDSLDIEVKQNFIDPLQNLCDKDLKEIQHHLKKLEGRRLDFDYKKKRQGKIPDEELRQAMEKFEESKEVAETSMHNLLETDIEQVSQLSALVDAQLDYHRQAVQILDELADKLKRRMREASSRPKREYKPKPREPLDLGEPEQSNGGFPCATAPKITASSSFRSSDKPTRTPSSRSMPPLDQPSCKALYDFEPENDGELGFHEGDIITLTNQIDENWYEGMLHGQSGFFPLSYVEVLVPLPQ
- the SH3GL1 gene encoding endophilin-A2 isoform X2, coding for MSVAGLKKQFYKASQLVSEKVGGAEGTKLDDDFKEMEKKVDVTSKAVTEVLARTIEYLQPNPASRAKLTMLNTVSKIRGQVKNPGYPQSEGLLGECMIRHGKELGGESNFGDALLDAGESMKRLAEVKDSLDIEVKQNFIDPLQNLCDKDLKEIQHHLKKLEGRRLDFDYKKKRQGKIPDEELRQAMEKFEESKEVAETSMHNLLETDIEQVSQLSALVDAQLDYHRQAVQILDELADKLKRRMREASSRPKREYKPKPREPLDLGEPEQSNGGFPCATAPKITASSSFRSSDKPTRTPSSRSMPPLDQPSCKALYDFEPENDGELGFHEGDIITLTNQIDENWYEGMLHGQSGFFPLSYVEVLVPLPQ